One Actinomadura viridis genomic region harbors:
- a CDS encoding MerR family transcriptional regulator — protein sequence MESTWTIAELAERAAAALTSGESVRVNGRVRDLPNERLIRWYGTIGLVDPPLGRRGRTALYGTRHLLQIVAVKRRQAAGRTIAQIQVELAGATDGTLREIARLPESEPGGHPEPAASPASAPEPQTPRPGRRDRFWTAQPSAGAREDGHRPASPAPAPAPAQEAQDVQDVQDVQDVQAVRVQGVRLAPGLTLLLDVPADVSALDDDDLAAIGTAVRPLLEELRRRGLLDPPGPLPDIRPADPSGRSQ from the coding sequence ATGGAGAGCACCTGGACCATCGCGGAACTGGCGGAACGGGCCGCCGCGGCCCTCACGTCCGGTGAGTCCGTGCGGGTCAACGGGCGGGTGCGCGATCTGCCCAACGAGCGGCTGATCCGCTGGTACGGCACCATCGGCCTGGTCGACCCGCCACTCGGGCGCCGCGGCCGTACCGCCCTGTACGGGACGCGCCATCTCCTGCAGATCGTCGCGGTCAAGCGCCGCCAGGCGGCGGGCCGCACCATCGCCCAGATCCAGGTGGAGCTCGCCGGGGCGACCGACGGGACGCTCCGGGAGATCGCCCGGCTGCCGGAATCCGAGCCGGGCGGCCACCCCGAGCCCGCCGCCTCTCCGGCCTCGGCGCCGGAACCTCAGACACCGAGGCCGGGCAGGCGCGACCGCTTCTGGACGGCGCAGCCGTCCGCCGGTGCCCGCGAGGACGGGCACCGCCCCGCCTCACCCGCCCCGGCCCCCGCCCCCGCCCAGGAGGCCCAAGACGTCCAGGACGTCCAGGACGTCCAGGACGTCCAGGCGGTGCGGGTGCAGGGCGTGCGCCTGGCGCCGGGCCTCACCCTGCTGCTCGACGTTCCGGCGGACGTCTCCGCGCTGGACGACGACGATCTCGCCGCCATAGGGACGGCCGTCCGTCCCCTGCTGGAGGAACTGCGCCGGCGCGGGCTGCTCGACCCGCCCGGCCCCCTGCCCGACATCCGCCCCGCCGACCCTTCCGGGAGGTCCCAATGA